The Salvia splendens isolate huo1 chromosome 21, SspV2, whole genome shotgun sequence genome includes a window with the following:
- the LOC121783541 gene encoding grpE protein homolog 2, mitochondrial-like translates to MSLRRITTRLSTFALTQSRNSGLLFGRRGSRQFQTSSNYFVNHMVVPAQVSSLHHSALSSTGFQWFGFSSSASTEPNDKETMAHSGNEKEIKDSNEASSDTDDKSESDLESELSRDELVKLVGEKEQLLVKKQEEFEQMKDKVLRSFAEMENVKERTRRESENVKKFSIQNFAKSLLDVADNLGRASSAAKGGFSKVDAPEDAAGAVKQLKTLLEGVEMTEKQLAEVFKKFGLDKYDPTDEEFDPARHNAVFQVPDASKPAGRVAVVLKAGYELHDRVIRPADVGVTVAANNEEAE, encoded by the exons ATGTCTCTTCGAAGGATAACTACTCGGTTATCAACATTCGCTTTAACTCAGTCCCGCAACTCGGGGCTCCTCTTCGGCCGCCGTGGAAGTAGGCAATTTCAAACTTCGTCCAATTACTTTGTTAATCATATG gtGGTACCTGCTCAGGTTTCTTCGCTGCATCATTCTGCGTTGAGCTCAACAGGCTTTCAATGGTTCGGATTTTCATCATCTGCATCCACAGAGCCCAATGATAAGGAGACAATGGCTCATTCTGGAAATGAAAAGGAAATTAAGGACTCTAATGAAGCTTCTAGTGATACAGATGATAAAAGTGAATCAG ATTTGGAGAGTGAGCTTTCTAGAGATGAGCTGGTGAAACTTGTTGGGGAGAAGGAACAACTTCTGGTGAAAAAGCAGGAGGAGTTTGAACAAATGAAGGATAAggtgttaaggtccttcgcgGAGATGGAAAACGTGAAAGAGCGTACAAGGCGTGAATCAGAAAACGTAAAAAAATTTTCCATTCAG AATTTTGCTAAGAGCCTTTTGGATGTGGCGGATAATCTGGGAAGAGCTTCTTCTGCTGCAAAAGGGGGTTTTTCAAAAGTTGATGCCCCTGAAGATGCAGCTGGAGCTGTTAAGCAACTTAAAACACTCCTTGAGGGTGTTGAAATGACTGAAAAACAGTTAGCAGAG GTATTTAAAAAATTTGGACTTGATAAATATGACCCAacagatgaggagtttgatCCAGCAAGGCATAATGCAGTGTTCCAAGTACCAGATGCTTCAAAGCCGGCAGGTCGTGTTGCAGTTGTTCTAAAG GCTGGATACGAGCTGCATGACCGAGTTATTAGGCCTGCCGATGTTGGTGTCACAGTGGCTGCGAACAATGAGGAAGCCGAATAA